Genomic window (Cellulosilyticum lentocellum DSM 5427):
TTTAAACATAAGGTTATTCACCATCAGCGTCACACAATCTAAAATAACTGTTTGATACTCCTTGGCAATCTCCTCTATTTGTCCTGCTATATTTTCATATATTTCATAAGTTGTCCACTCACTAGGACGCATTTCCTGATGCTTTCTTACACGCTCTTTCATTTCTTCATCAAAAGGAATACTTGTTGCGATATAAGCTGTTTGATTATTTTGTGCTTTGCAAAGTGCCTCTGCATAACTACTTTTCCCAGACCTAGCACCACCTGTTACAAGAATTATTTTGCTCATTTTCTAACCTCTTTCTAACTGCATCTCTTTCCCACCATCTCTAGTCATTCTATCACTAAAACATAATAGGAATCCATATTTCTATCACATGACAGTATTTTAACCTTAGCATTTACTAGCTGCTCTTGTTGCCATGTTTTCATATAAATAATTAGCTGTGTCTAGTAGAGGGAAAAGTAAGATTCCCCCTGAACCTTCTCCGAGTCTCATATCTAAATGTAAAATAGCTTTTAATCCTAATAACTCCAGTGCTTTTACTGTTCCTGGTTCTGCTGAATAATGGGATGC
Coding sequences:
- the cobU gene encoding bifunctional adenosylcobinamide kinase/adenosylcobinamide-phosphate guanylyltransferase, encoding MSKIILVTGGARSGKSSYAEALCKAQNNQTAYIATSIPFDEEMKERVRKHQEMRPSEWTTYEIYENIAGQIEEIAKEYQTVILDCVTLMVNNLMFKEHLDYDQLSEEEVNQLEQMIKEAFIKLLEAVKETELYFVLVTNEIGLSPVAGNRLTRIYTDIIGRMNQLIAKASDEVYFVISGIPMKIKG